The Mixophyes fleayi isolate aMixFle1 chromosome 1, aMixFle1.hap1, whole genome shotgun sequence genome includes a region encoding these proteins:
- the LOC142138139 gene encoding endonuclease domain-containing 1 protein-like → MKKILCLCWFFIAIVYETRAGVYKDFSNCFQYFYKAQIPKGLESIASPSHFDLSDLPDGIKNPADVASPAYICQMSNGKSYFATLYDRGRRIPLYSAYILDKRDNVPSECGRQGFFTLEPQLVYRNINGDTLPIKDTKSEIKNYNKKHGISERPEKNRSSVLIETSQAVDSDYKSEHYQRGHLNPCGHHVEKVNYKTTFTLTNVVPMTNKLNNDIWSKYEDSMVKYSDGCTTMYVIIGIVPGNNVLNNRLTIPSYVWNAYCCVDNNGQPIKSGAALIANDNAFEPNYEVKNIEISVLQVKLKGLLGVPHNIVLFQNDCKR, encoded by the exons ATGAAGAAGATTTTGTGCCTTTGCTGGTTCTTCATAGCCATTGTCTATGAAACCCGTGCTGGAGTCTATAAAGACTTTAGCAATTGTTTCCAATATTTCTATAAAGCTCAAATCCCGAAAGGATTGGAAAGCATTGCTTCACCTAGTCACTTTGATCTCAGCGATTTGCCAGATGGAATTAAAAACCCAGCAGACGTGGCATCTCCAGCTTATATATGTCAAATGTCTAATGGAAAGTCGTACTTTGCCACCTTGTATGACAGAGGTAGACGCATCCCtctgtattctgcctacattctGGACAAGAGAGATAACGTTCCATCAGAATGTGGAAGACAAGGATTCTTCACGTTAGAACCTCAG ctaGTTTATCGAAACATTAATGGAGACACGCTACCTATCAAAGATACAAAAAgtgaaataaagaattataacaAGAAACATGGCATTTCTGAAAGGCCTGAGAAAAACAGATCAAGCGTTCTTATAGAAACAAGTCAGGCTGTTGATTCAGACTATAAGAGTGAGCACTATCAGAGAGGACATTTGAATCCCTGTGGACATCATGTGGAAAAGGTTAATTATAAAACAACATTCACCCTGACCAATGTGGTGCCAATGACAAACAAGTTAAATAATGACATTTGGAGTAAGTATGAGGACTCGATGGTCAAATATTCTGATGGCTGTACCACCATGTACGTAATTATAGGCATTGTCCCAGGGAATAATGTGCTCAACAATCGTCTTACTATCCCCAGTTATGTGTGGAATGCTTACTGCTGTGTAGATAACAATGGTCAACCAATTAAATCTGGAGCTGCACTCATTGCAAATGACAATGCATTCGAACCAAACTATGAGgttaaaaatattgaaattagCGTCCTTCAAGTCAAACTGAAAGGACTGCTAGGTGTTCCAcacaatattgtgttatttcaaaatgattgcaaacGCTAG